A window of the Cuculus canorus isolate bCucCan1 chromosome 3, bCucCan1.pri, whole genome shotgun sequence genome harbors these coding sequences:
- the OTOR gene encoding otoraplin isoform X2, which yields MECRLYPFPLAWHVCPGVCLFHKRQGLLDLANIQQVLQQRKMSRRAYLVVLLLCLGLMCPLVMGIFMDKLASKKRCADDDCVYTISLARAEEDYSAPDCRFINIKKGQLIYVYSKLVKEKDSGEFWAGSVYGEQYEDHMGTVGYFPSSLVSEQHVYQEANKTVPTTCCYF from the exons ATGGAATGTCGCCTCTACCCCTTCCCATTGGCCTGGCATGTTTGTCCAGGTGTCTGCCTCTTTCATAAAAGACAAGGATTGTTGGACCTAGCAAACATTCAGCAagtgctgcagcaaagaaaaatgagccGACGTGCTTATTTGGTGGTTTTACTTTTGTGTCTTGGGTTAATGTGCCCTCTCGTAATGGGAATTTTTATGGACAAGCTTGCCAGCAAGAAGCGCTGTGCTGATGACGACTGTGTCT acACCATTTCCCTTGCCAGAGCAGAAGAGGATTATAGTGCTCCAGACTGCAGAttcattaatattaaaaaagggCAGTTGATTTATGTTTACTCAAAactagtgaaagaaaaagactctGGAGAATTCTGGGCTGGAAGT GTTTATGGAGAGCAGTATGAAGACCATATGGGAACAGTTGGTTATTTCCCTAGCAGTTTAGTCTCAGAACAACATGTCTATCAAGAAGCAAATAAGACTGTTCCTACAACG tgctgcTACTTCTGA
- the OTOR gene encoding otoraplin isoform X1 produces the protein MECRLYPFPLAWHVCPGVCLFHKRQGLLDLANIQQVLQQRKMSRRAYLVVLLLCLGLMCPLVMGIFMDKLASKKRCADDDCVYTISLARAEEDYSAPDCRFINIKKGQLIYVYSKLVKEKDSGEFWAGSVYGEQYEDHMGTVGYFPSSLVSEQHVYQEANKTVPTTDIDFFCE, from the exons ATGGAATGTCGCCTCTACCCCTTCCCATTGGCCTGGCATGTTTGTCCAGGTGTCTGCCTCTTTCATAAAAGACAAGGATTGTTGGACCTAGCAAACATTCAGCAagtgctgcagcaaagaaaaatgagccGACGTGCTTATTTGGTGGTTTTACTTTTGTGTCTTGGGTTAATGTGCCCTCTCGTAATGGGAATTTTTATGGACAAGCTTGCCAGCAAGAAGCGCTGTGCTGATGACGACTGTGTCT acACCATTTCCCTTGCCAGAGCAGAAGAGGATTATAGTGCTCCAGACTGCAGAttcattaatattaaaaaagggCAGTTGATTTATGTTTACTCAAAactagtgaaagaaaaagactctGGAGAATTCTGGGCTGGAAGT GTTTATGGAGAGCAGTATGAAGACCATATGGGAACAGTTGGTTATTTCCCTAGCAGTTTAGTCTCAGAACAACATGTCTATCAAGAAGCAAATAAGACTGTTCCTACAACG GACATTGATTTCTTCTGTGAATAG